The DNA sequence CGTAAAATCTCATGCTAAACACGTGATTTCCTGTCAGAAGGATCCAAGAGCCATGTCGCAAGCGTTTAAAATCTAGCCCGTGTAATGCGCTCTTCGTATATATCACAAAACTAGAAGAGGAAGGCAGCATGAGCAATGAAGTTTGAGTTCTTGCCCCACAgaaaagttttatttatattacctatGTTAGCTCATGAAATTCAGCCTTCAAGGGGGTCAAAGGATAATATACTTTCAGCCGTAAGAAAGGGCGAGTTACACGTGATGCTATGGCTATGAAAGATAATAAAGGGATCGAGAAGACTGATATATAATGAGGCTGTTCTCGGAGAAAAGCAAACAGATAATTTAAAGCTCAAGTTGTAcacctcttcctcttcctcaaagTCATTACACTGTAACCATTCTGATCAAGGTGCAATACAATGAACCCATCCGCCATCCAACAGCCGATGTCACCATTCGGCAAAGCCAACTTATACTCCTCTCCTACAGCCTTTATTCTATCAtgtttttggctttttctctGTGGAACTTTCGCCTTTGACATAATTCATTATTTTTTCCACAAGTTTTCCAAATCGAGGTATCGCTTGTTACGACTAATTGGAAAATTGCACGAGGTACACCACTTCTACTTCAACAGGCGTCTCCAATTCAATAATTACTACCTCTGGCATAACATATTTTTTGAACTTCCACTGGAACTAGCGTGTCAGGCCTTTGGATCATGGCTAGGGTGGCTAGTTTTAAAGCACATTGCCATACTTGGTTCTAGTGCCGTCTCTGAGCGTTCACTTCATGGTGTTCTCGCTATAGAGGTGGTCAAGGTGGTTGTCGTGGCTATGCTCAGTGGGCGAGATTCCAACCACAAAACCTACAAAACGGTACCGAAAATCCGTACAGGTTTATTGTTGGTCCAGAATACCACGCCCTCCATCATGTGGATCCAGCAGCATATATGAGCTCAACGTTTTATCTCTTTGACTGGCTTTTTGGTACGGCATACACACTGAAATCTCGAAGGGTCACATTGACTGGTGCATCTGGGGCGTTTGGAAAAGCTTTAATGAAAGAGCTACAGACTGAATCGGTAGCTTGCATTCAGCAACTCAAATTTGGAGTAGATTGGACCTACACTGATTTCGATGCGGCGATACCGATCCTCGAAAACACGGATGTTTTGATCCTAGCTCATGGATCAAAAGGGCAAGATGCTCTCAAGGCCAACTGCGAATCCGCTGTTCAATTTATATCATTGTTCAAAAATCATCGAAAAAGCGACCCAAGCCAGATAGATCTTCTGCCCGAAATTTGGGATGTCGGCAGTGAGACTGAGCTGCATCCTTCCTTTGGCATTCAAAATCTCCAAGCATACTCTACTTCTAAGCGCGCCTTTCTTCCCTATACACGCAAATTTTACGACGATGACTCAATTATCTATCGTCATATTGTGCCAGCAGCCTTTCAATCTACTGTGGATTCCGCAAAGCTCCCAGCGGAATGGGTAGCTCGAACAGCAATGTGGTGGATTCGCAGGGGTGCAAGATTTATTCCCGTAACATACACGGGACTTGCCTATCTGTATTATGTCAAATTCATgtctttaattaaaaagcTGTGATTGAAATTTTGCTGTGGCCTCCTGCGTAAACAGCTGCGCTATTATACACTGTACCCGCCGGGTACCCTCTACTTGCGATCAAGAGCCACATGTcaaattaatttaaatttgtATAatattctctcttctctgatTCAAATAACCAGGCCACACACACAGCAATAGCGGCTATGTACATTCATAAGGTAATTTGCCTAGTCATCACGTAAAAATAAGACATATAACACTCATAAAGCCCGAgaaataataagttttaatatatatctttCACAACATACGGAGCCAAATTTCTAGTTCAAGCTACTCATGACTTTGTAATTGAGTATGCCAGTTTCAACATTAACGGTATGTGTACATCCACTAACATTTCCCCAGACCTCACGCAAACCATGTCTCAGCCAAAGCTAAAGTTTGTTTCGGGACCCCTTTGACTATAATTATAAACAAATCATCCCCAATCATCTTTCAAGAGGATTGTTACTAAAGCGGCTGGTGGTTTCAGTATCCTGGCGGGTGAGAAGTCACATTGTCCACCACATAGAGCCATTTTGCACTCTTTCATCGTTTGGTCTATCAAACACCTCTTCAAACCACAGTACGCTTTTGAGGAGCTGCAGGACATCACTCCAGTCCGATATTCCGTGTCTTTTCAAAGACGTGCCTAACGTGCGGAAAAACCAGGCCTCATCAGGTTCTCCCTGAAGCCCGAATCCGCCCATATAGAGGATCCATATTTGCAATATCCAGGCCTCGCCGATCCAGTCAACCATGAGATGCTCATAGTTTGCAATAAGGTGGCTTTTCAGTCTGCTGGCCACGATACCAGTGTATGAGGGCAGTATGCCTAGGAAACGCCGTACGTGATTCAGATAGAGTAGCATTCCTAACCGGCAAGCCTCCTGCATGAGAGATCCTGTACGCGCTAGGTCGACGGGTTGCCGCTGCGAGAGAAACGTATGCACCACTGGATTTACCCAGGCACCACACCCATCCCTGCTGCAGATGCTCAAGGCTGGATTTTGATGCTGAGGTAGACTAAATgcggaaaaggagaagatggctaCAATCTCATATGCGTTTAACCACTCCGAGTGTTGGATCTGCGACGAATCGTTCCAGATGCGAGTTACATGGTCTATATTAGTGCGCACGTTTGTAGAAGACAGAGGCAACACAGCAAACTTCTCCCATTGCCGTGGTGATGGATAGCAAGGAGGGTGGTCAAACACGCACGCACCACGAAGTTCACACCTACGCAGTTCAGCCTAACAACCCAAAGCTCATAGGGAAAGTGTTCTGCTCACCAACTAATTGTTATTCTCAGCTCCTCATTTTGTTCAAGAGCATCGATGCCCCCTGCTCGGCTGACTAAGTGCTGAAGACCTTGGTGATGTATAATCCACATGTCTCTATTGCCACAAAGCTCCTACACCTGTACGGTTAGCCTCAAAGTTTCAAGACGTGACAGAGGGTCTTGGTAAACCATCCCATACCTCATATACCAACAGCGCGGTAATTGCACTTATAGCATATTCTAGATCCCTTTTTTCCGTGGCCCGTAGCGTTACTTGTAGAGAAGACAATGCCTTTACATGAAATCTCATAGAGTCATAACTTTCAGCAGCTTTACGAGCTCCCGATCTCGCTATTGTCTCGTGTAGAGCAGAGTT is a window from the Trichoderma atroviride chromosome 5, complete sequence genome containing:
- a CDS encoding uncharacterized protein (EggNog:ENOG41~antiSMASH:Cluster_5.9), which codes for MVWDDETRCASPMRSEGMEHGGKFAFVNFSNGYHLNSSDQIRVIRQHAMKDVGKSRRKPTTKASLDLAKKLYQLQPTWWLPRRWATLSNFSSHVKLPIGVQLESDARGRQLLSEGGLSLHFSAANCRLTQGVAVFRDGDSGGAQTHLRDAWFTLGMRYGPTMFQILANSALHETIARSGARKAAESYDSMRFHVKALSSLQVTLRATEKRDLEYAISAITALLVYEELCGNRDMWIIHHQGLQHLVSRAGGIDALEQNEELRITISWCELRGACVFDHPPCYPSPRQWEKFAVLPLSSTNVRTNIDHVTRIWNDSSQIQHSEWLNAYEIVAIFSFSAFSLPQHQNPALSICSRDGCGAWVNPVVHTFLSQRQPVDLARTGSLMQEACRLGMLLYLNHVRRFLGILPSYTGIVASRLKSHLIANYEHLMVDWIGEAWILQIWILYMGGFGLQGEPDEAWFFRTLGTSLKRHGISDWSDVLQLLKSVLWFEEVFDRPNDERVQNGSMWWTM
- a CDS encoding uncharacterized protein (EggNog:ENOG41~antiSMASH:Cluster_5.9), with amino-acid sequence MSSTFYLFDWLFGTAYTLKSRRVTLTGASGAFGKALMKELQTESVACIQQLKFGVDWTYTDFDAAIPILENTDVLILAHGSKGQDALKANCESAVQFISLFKNHRKSDPSQIDLLPEIWDVGSETELHPSFGIQNLQAYSTSKRAFLPYTRKFYDDDSIIYRHIVPAAFQSTVDSAKLPAEWVARTAMWWIRRGARFIPVTYTGLAYLYYVKFMSLIKKL